Below is a genomic region from Scheffersomyces stipitis CBS 6054 chromosome 8, complete sequence.
ATCACGAATTCCCAACTCATTAAATAGCAAGTTCCAGTGTCTTGGCTTCATTGCATCACCTTTCAATTCGTTGACCAGTccaaagttcttgatgtgTCCTTTAACtaaattttgaattttgctAAAAGCTGAATACTGTCTAACATTAGCTGGTAAAGCCCTGGATGAAGTCAAAAGATCGTCTAATTGTCGACGAAGGGTTCTGGTATGAACTTCAGACCAAGACAAGTTATTCAAAAGTTCCAATGCTTCCCATAAGTCATTAATAGACGACCATACTGATTTAAGATCGCTTATTTCTTCTAAAATGTATTCCAACTCTTCACGAATTGAAATCTGAATATCTAAACTAGCAGCAACTTTAGAAATCGACTCTTTGTTTTTGATAAGCTTGTTACATGTTTCCTGGAAATTTGTCAAAACAGATATAGCAAGAGATGGGTTTAACTGGCCATCAACTGGTTTCTTCGTACTCCATTCACCTTTTATTGACTTAATAGCTTCATTGGCTCTAACAGATTCGGCTCGTATTTTCGAAGAAATAATTTCTGTATTTTGATCAATCAGCGATTCCTTTCTCTGAATTAAAGCTTTCACGATTGAGAGGTCGTTTTCAATTTGCTCTACAAATACCCATTCCTTCGAGAATTTAAATCGTTGACTTGTAAGCAAAGATTGCCCCCTCTTGAGTAATGCTAAATTTGCGGCAAATGATGCCATCAAGTCCTTGTACTTCAAATATACTTCAATATCAGAGACAAGCTTCATGACTTCACTCTGCAAATTTAATTTGCACTCCAACGAAGTAATCGCGCCAGataattcttcattgacTTGAATGCATTCACTCTGGTAATGGCTAGAAAACACTTCAATTATATCATTCTGAAAAGATTCAAATTTTAAGTTGACTCTCCTCTGAACTTTGCTGAAGTCAATTTGCAAGCAGTTGCCGATATCTTTCGAGCTTTCGCCATTATCAAACAACCTTCTCAACTGGATGACATTATTGATGGTCTCTAACCAGCAGGCTAAATCAGAATTCTTTGGTAGTATCTTTCTAAATTCCTTAGTATTCGAAAGGTCTAGTTCCCATAGGCTTTGTAAAACTTGCCATTGTGAGAAGTAATCTTCCCCTTCTTTTATGAAAATGTCGACTTGGTTCAAAATAGATGTCGTATTGGTTGAAaaaacatcaccaacaacaaatccGTGAAAATCCTCTTCTAAACTCCGGTCAACAAAAACCGTACTTTGAGATTCGATAATGCTGAATATGTCTGTTATCTTTTTGGTAATAAATGTCTTCAACAGCGTAACAGAAGGTGAAATCAGGAGTGACTTTTGTTCAAAAATAATAGAAATCGTGAACTTTTCTTTCGTAGATCTTCCATAAGCTTCTAAATTGTCTGTGGACAAGGATTTCAGCAAAATGGAAAGTTCATCGGAACCTCTCCCAAACAATATTGACTTCAAATCTTGGTTGATAGTAGCACATGCTTCTTGCATATTTTCTATTATCAAACAAGTCTTATTAACTCTCTGTTGAATTTCGCTTATGATAGTCTTGATGACTTCGAAATCGAACTGACAGGTTCTGAGACTGAGGTAtttgtcttccaagaaagaatgaaaatttgaCAAAGTATTTACTTGGTCATACAAGAGATACGCTTCGTCCTGAAATTTGTTGAAAGCCTTGAAGgattgaagttcaactaGGTTATCCGAACTAAGTAGATTGTGACTATCTGTACCGATATCCTGTAATTCAACAGCTCTAGACAAATGTTGCCAATTCACATCGAGCAAAACCTTCAAGCAATCGCCAACTTTTCGTTGTTGTTCACTTAAGGTCTTCCCAAACTTTTTGCCATATTCTGTTTCGACTAATTCGTAGTCAAAAACGTTTCTAACAACGGCTATTTGTTCTATGAGTCCTACTACTAATGGATAAATGTTCTCAATCTTACTTAATTGTAGGGAAATACTTGTTGGAATGGAGTATCCCAAATTTCGGAGTTGAGTAGCTTGAATGCAGAATTCTAATAAAGTAGTATCGATGTTGACATCGATTCTTACCTCATTATTTGCCAGGTGATGTATCCTAACCAACGGTCCCATTTCGTGAGACAGGAGAATATTGTGAGCTCCTTTTATCCAATTCTCGAACAACTGATCAGTATCTAATTTAACTAGCAAATTCGAAACCTCAACATTCAACTTGGTGCCAATTGAGTACTTATTCCAATTGGTCCCCAATGATTTCTCGAGGTTCTTCAAATagaatttcaatttggaaacGAGGCCATTATTGAGAATAATTTCAGAAACCAAAAGGAACTCATCATTGTATACATTCATCGCTTGAATATCGTTCATCACAGAAATTGACAGTGACATAAATGTCTTATTGTTTAGGTTCGACTCAATGAACTGCTCAACCTCTGAATTTGCTACGGTCAACAATCTTAATTTATACTCATCGCTTGTTAAGTTCATAATCTTGTTTTGCGACTCTGAAGTGGAATTTAATAGTGgttgaaattgatcaaTTATGGATAGAAAATCGGTGAAAGTATGGCATTTGTCAAACAATGCATTAATCTGCAATGTCATTAGCGAACTTAATTcttgagaaacagaaagataTCCTCTTTCGTTCAGTTGCCATATGATTGTTCCTTGAGAAGAAATATCAAGGGCGTTACTGGCTATGATGAATTTATTGTATGCTTCGAGTAATCGCTTGACAGAATTATTGTCCGGAAGAATcgattcaagaagaacaagtaAGTCCTCGTGTTTCAGCCTAAGTAACTTTAAGTTGTCCAATCTTTCTCGTAGCTTGTCGTAGCCATCGTGATTTATCTGAATAATTATAAACTTCTCTTGTCTCTTTCTGAGAGTCTCTCTCAATAAGTTGAccaagtacttcaagttctggtctatcaaattgaaaatgcCCATTATATCAGAATTGTAGACTTCATTGAACTCCAGCATCGGTATTGACGTTAATGAGTACGTTGTCAATATGGAGCTGAATTTGCGAGTCACATCAACTATTATCACTTCTATTGTTTGAATAGAACGTCCCAATGGatacaagttcaagttcttcaacctCGATTTAAGGTGATTGAAAATACTATGGAGCCCGATTTCAAACTTTTCTAAAACATTTTCGGAATCGGAGATAAAATCTTCAATGGGAAAGTCTTTGAAGAGTGAGTTATATACCTTGGTTGTGTTGATTTTGCTTTGAAGTCCAGTGTCGTTTTGGAAACTCAACGTTACGTGGAATCTTTTGGCCTTGTTAAGCACATCTATGGTGGTAGTCACTTCCGGTGCTGCAATTTGTTGTGAAATAGAAGTCAAGGCGATTTCAAGAGAACGCCAAAACAGCAATTCTTCGATGATAGAATCACCATCCCATGGATTATGGTCTAGCTTGGTTACGGACTGTATTTGCTTGATCCAGTTGTTCACGATATTGGTCAACTCGTTGAGGAGGATGGAGTCCAGAACAAGTGGCTCTAGAATTTCATCGCTTATTTCAACACCATTATCAGTtatatttttgattttgggaTGGGCTGTCATGAGCAAGTCAGGAATCTGGATCTGCTCCTGGAGATGCTGAAGTGATAATGTCAACTCGTTGAGCTTCTTTTTAGCTGCGTTGACTGTGTTTTGGGACGAAGTTGCGTCTCTATTGCCATttaaagaaggaagagcAGAATCAGTACTACTATTGCTGTTATTGGAAGTTATCAAATCGAAATAAGGAGTCAACCCAAGTGCTACAAGTGACCGCAATCTCTCAAATGACTCTACGGTATCTATTGATACTTCCCCAGTAATGCTGTCGACTGCTGTAGTAGTGTTGGGGATATTGAGGATGTTCAATTGGCTAGTCAAAGGTTTGTTCGAGATAAGCGGCCCcttgttggatttgataAGAATGATAACTGCCACTACCGCAGACTTGCCTGCTTGGGACTGGGCCAACTCCGGGACCACATCCACGTAGCTTTCATCTGTGTACTGGACTATATAGAGTGTGTCGGCGTTGtggttgttgatgaaaagtTGTAGAGTTTGCTGATCAAAGTTGATTTCGGGAGTAGAATTGGCAGAAAGCGCAAGAAAATTGCCTATAAACAGCAGCAATTTCTCTGCCAACAACGGCAGATCTGCCGGGACTTCTAGGATAGACGTGTGTGAGTCCATGTTGCTGTTAATGCCTGATTGTATGGCTTTGTTGGTCAATCGTGGAGAATTTAGTTATTCAGATCGTTAATGGTAAACAAAAAGACTTCATTTTTCGCGTGTCTATACAGGCACTAACAAAAGTGTTAGTATGGATTGATGGCGGATGGGGAAGACGTTGTAGCAGTCTGACACGGTAAATGTGAGGTAGAGTGTGAGAGATTGCCACAGTGGTTGCTTTGTAGAGGTGTATGGATCTCTAGTCCTAGGACTTTTTGAAAGAATCAAGTGAATAATCACATATGATTTTGAGGTGAGCGTCTGTGGAATTAGTAGAGAGTTGATACTACTAAGCAGCTGTCCTCTCAATTTTCTGATAGTGATCGATTCGTCAGCGTTGATCTTATGAAGAACTACAATCTCAGCTTCTCTgacaaatttttcacatcACAACTCGTGAGTGTTTCAGatttgaaagaagttgaccaGAAGCTATTTGTGaaatagctgcgaaaagttACAATTTTTAGCTGCAGGAAATGCAACCTCCATAAGCCAAACCAAGAGCAGTTGCACTGAAGCACGATTTCTACTGGAGATTGCGTTCGTTTGATCTTCATCCAAGTACCGGGTCTCTGTGTAAATCAAAGTAGATGACACTACAAAAGCCACATCAAAAGCAGTTCAACCAGACAATTCACAATTCTGTTGCTCCAGAGACTCCAAACTCGAAAGTTGCAACCAATCGCAGATGTAGAAACGCAAATCCAGCAGTATCAGAGAAGAGCCGGAATCCTGAGAGGCAACGGAGAAAATATCGTTGAGTCAAAGTTGCCGACAGATAAGGCCATGACTCAAACTCCGGAAAACGGCCGGAGTGACCAAAACGGCCGGTCTGACCGTTGAGCCATAATTGTCAGTTTCTAAACTTAACTGGCCGCTCGCAAATTCACTGCggtttggatttctggATGCATTTCTGAATCAGGCAAGCTCAGTTAAGCTATAATCACCGAGCTGATGGATTTAGTCCTAAACGAGCAGTTTTCTACTGCATATAACGGCGATACGGACTATCTGAAGAGTGCGGAACGATTAAAGTTGTGCCGGTTGCATAGGCCCGACTAAGCCGAGCTTCGAAATAATGACAGGACGATTCCGGAACTGGATGTCGTACAATGGGCTTCCCGAACTTAAAGTACGGGCAGATTGAGAAAATGGACATACAAATCCACCCCCACCAACGGAGGACCTTCTACTCTTTAACGGCGACAGAGTAATTCCacatttccagaattgaaattctccGGATACTACGGGGCACGAGGCTATGCGACGGATACGAGGTACGAGCGTTGGGTCTCGGTTTATGGCATGTTCTCGCTTACACTCTACAGAGTTCCATTCGGACACCAATAGCTGGCAACGCAGTCCTGCAGACAAAGCGGAAGGGAGATAGTTAAGGCAAGTGAATGTTGCTTATCCGAGATTGCAGCTTAAAGAGATAATAAATAGTTGTACAATATGCAGGCGAGCTTCGCACAAGTCCAGAGGGGTAGTTTGCCAGGAACGGTGGAATTATGGTGAGTATCTAGCCGGAAATGAGAGGTGCAAGTGGAAGTGCTTAAAACCGCATTTAGGTGTAAAGTCTAACGTAATATTACTAAGATCATTGCGTCAAAGCCACTATTGTCGCCTCTGCCCAATGCAGTAGCGGATACGACTCTTTAGCTTACGACAGGCTTCTATCACACAATTGCGGATTTTACGATTCTGGGCACATATCTATGGCTGATCGGTGTCTGTGCAGCAGATGACGCGCGTGATTGGCCAGACATTTTTAGTGTGAACGGAGAAATGGAGTTAGTAAGGAGGAACGGCAGAACGCTTAGGGACGGCATGACATTACGAAATGGTCCGTTCCATATTGCGCTCATAACCATTGGCACCGCCATCCTTATTTCCTATTCTAGGCCTTCTCACCCTCTCGTAGAGTGAGATGGGGCCACTCCCAGCTACCAAGAGTCGTCGCGACAAGTGTCTGAGAATGTCCCTCTGGCGGCAAACGCCAGGGCATATTGTACATAGTACATAGCGACCTCTTCAGGCTCAAGATGCATGCGTTAACTGTAATTACATCTGCACTGATGTGTTCCATCATGTTTACTGGAATTCGGATAGGCTGTCCGGATGGAAGCATCTTCCCACATCCGAAATGTAAACATACGACCATCGGAGGGGACTGAAACTACTGCACACAGACAGCCGATCTGGTCCTGAGCTGCCTCCAACTTGGAACACAGCCAGTAGGCAGTCTGACGGAATCCACCAAAGTTCCGAAGCCAGTCGTACCCGTGACCCAGCGCCTAGTTAAGCACACACAAATAATAGATTCTTGACTACGGCCAGGACCCGTACCGAATATTTTCCGTGCTCGAATATGGGAGATACCtctattattattgttgtatGAATTATTTTTTGCGCCGACACTGTGTTTGTTGCTTTTTTAACCATGTAAGTATTTTCTCACTGGAGTAATTTTTTTTAAGTCTGACATCTGGAAATTTCCAATTTATACTTAAATAGTGTTTGCCCGCTGTTTCTTAATACCTCTTTGTCGGAGTTCGTACTACGGAAACCGAATCTGTCGAACCCTACTTAATACCAGACTTCAATTCACTACTGTCGGTAGCTTGAATTGACATAAATACCTTAACCGCGTCGCTCTCAGAACGAGACGGATCCACAGGTGTAGCTGGAACCACAACTTTTTGTCCGAAAGCAACGCTTGCCAGACTCCAACTGCCTCTCCGTCTTTTTGTCCAAAGCAATCGATATTTTCGAACTACAATACAGACTTTTATTTTCAGTCTTTTTTTAAACGCAGCctgattttgcaatcgaatctgggtgcaaatagatttcaatttcataGCATTTTTCTCAATACCCCCCTCCCGAAGCTTAATAGAACATCTACAACATGTCCGATGCCTCTATAGGGAAAGAATCCCaggaacagaagaagaacatccCATCCAACTCGTCCACCGTGTCAGACACATCTTCCATCAACGAATACCAGGGTTTCAACAGATCCACTGCTGCTGATGTGCAAGAACTCGCCAGAACAATCACCCATGAGTCATACACCTTTGAAAACGGTGCCGGTGTCGGCTTGCCAGACCAGGCCTCCTCCATCGGTCTTATCAAGTACTTGTCGCACATGTCGCAAGTGCCAGGTGTCAACCCatatgttgaagaagagactAATCCGGAATTAGACCCCAACAGCGAGTCGTTCAATGCCAAGTTCTGGGTCAAGAATTTGAGGAAGTTGTACGACTCCGATCCCGAGTACTACCAGCCTTCCAAGTTGGGTATTGCCTACCGTGACTTGAGAGCCTATGGTGTCGCTGCTGACTCCGACTACCAACCTACTGTGACCAATGCCATCTGGAAATTCGCTGTAGAAACTTCTAGAACGTtccaaaaagaagatcctTCGCGTTACTTCGACATTTTGAAGCCTATGGATGCCATAATGAAGCCTGGTGAAGTCACCGTCGTCTTGGGAAGACCTGGTTCTGGATGTTCgactttgttgaagacCATTTCTGCCCATACCTACGGTTTCCATGTTGGCGAAGAATCGAGAATCACCTACGACGGGTTATCGCCTCAAGATATCGTTGACAACCACCGTGGTGATGTCGTATATTCGGCTGAAACTGATGTCCATTTCCCTCACTTAACTGTAGGAGACACCTTGGAGTTCGCAGCCAGATTGAGAACTCCCCAGAACAGAGGTCTCGGCGTCGACAGAGAAACCTACGCTAAGCACATGGCCAGTGTATACATGGCCACATACGGGTTATCTCATACCAGAAATACCAACGTCGGTAATGACTTCGTTAGAGGTGTTTCTGGTGgtgaaagaaaaagagtcTCTATTGCCGAAGTATCGTTGTCAGGTGCCAACTTGCAATGTTGGGATAACGCTACCAGAGGTTTGGATGCCGCCACTGCTTTGGAATTCATCAGAGCCTTGAAAACTTCGGCCACTATTTTAGAAGCCACACCTTTGATTGCTATCTACCAGTGTTCCCAAGATGCCTACGATTTATTCGATAACGTGGTATTGTTGTACGAGGGCTACCAGATCTTCTTTGGTAAAGCTGAAGATGCTAAGACATTCTTCGTCAACATGGGTTACGAATGTCCACAAAGACAGACTACTGCCGATTatttgacttctttgaCTAACCCTGCTGAAAGAATCGTCATTCCAGGCTACGAGAACTCGGTACCTAGAACAGCCAAGGAGTTCGAAGCCTACTGGAAGAGCTCTCCAGAGTACAAATCCttggttgaagaaattgagcagcattttcaagatgttgaaaCCAATAACGTCAAACAATCATACCTCGATTCTCACGTTGCCAAACAGTCGAAACACCTCTCGCCAAAGTCGCCATACACCGTTTCGTTCTTCATGCAAGTCAGATACATCATGGGAAGAAACTTTTTAAGACTTAAGGGTGATCCTTCCATTGCTATTTTCTCAGTCTTTGGTCAAGGTGTTATGGGtttgatcttgtcttctGTGTTCTACAACTTGAGTCAAACCACTGAGTCCTTTTACTACAGAGGTGCTGCTATGTTCTTTGCTGTGTTATTCAATGCGTTTGCCTCTCTTTTGGAAATCATGTCTCTTTTTGAAGCCAGACCTATCGTTGAAAAGCATAAGAAATACGCTCTTTATCGTCCTTCTGCCGATGCTCTAGCTGGTATCATTACAGAATTACCTACTAAGTTGTGTATGTCTGTTTCGTTCAACTTCGTCTTCTATTTCATGgtcaacttcagaagaacaCCTGgtaacttcttcttctattggTTGATGGCTGGTTGGTGTACGTTGGTGATGTCACACTTGTTCAGATCATTGGGTGCTGTGTCTACGTCTTTGGCTGGTGCCATGACTCCTGCTACTGTTTTGTTACTTGCCATGGTTATTTACACTGGTTTCGTCATTCCTACTCCAAAGATGTTGGGTTGGTCCAGATGGATCAACTATATTAATCCCGTGGGTTATGTGTTCGAGTCGTTGATGGTCAACGAGTTCCACGAACGTGACTTTGAATGTGCCACTTTTGTTCCAACGGGTCCTAACTATGTGAACGTACCTGAAGATGCCAGAGTCTGCAATACTGTTGGTGCCAGACCCGGCTCGAACATCGTTCTGGGTACCGACTACCTTGCTCTTTCGTACCAGTACTACCACTCTCACAAGTGGAGAAATCTCGGTATCACTATTGCCTTTgctgttttcttcttatttGTCTACATTGCGTTGACTGAGTTCAACAAGGGTGCCATGCAAAAGGGTGAAATTACCTTGTTCCTTAGAGGCtcattgaagaagcacAAGAAGGAAGCCAAGAAAGGTAAGGCTAACGTGGCTGACATTGAAACCGCTGACACGAACGAAAAGATTGGTTTCAGTGACGAATTGGATGCCACTAAGAACAAATCGAGTTCCAACTCTGGCGATAACTCCTTGCCTTCTTCTAAAGACATTTTCCATTGGAAGGACTTGACCTATCAAGTGAAAATCAAGAGTGAGGAGCGTGTTATCTTAAACCACTGTGACGGTTGGGTTAAACCAGGCCAATTGACTGCTTTGATGggttcttctggtgcaGGTAAGACTACGCTTTTGAACTGTTTGTCTGAAAGAGTCACTACTGGTGTTATCACTGATGGTGTCAGAATGGTTAATGGTCACTCtttggattcttctttccagagATCCATTGGTTATGTCCAGCAACAGGATTTGCATCTTCCTACCTCGACTGTCCGTGAAGCCTTGAGATTCTCCGCCTACTTGAGACAACCCAATTCGgtttcaaagaaggaaaaggaagaatACGTTGAATACATCatcgacttgttggaaatgtACGACTACGCTGACGCTTTGGTTGGTGTTGCCGGTGAAGGTTTGAATGTTgaacagagaaagagattgaCTATCGGTGTTGAATTGGTGGCCAAACccaaattgttgttgtttttgGATGAGCCTACTTCTGGTTTGGATTCGCAAACTGCCTGGTCCATTTGTAAGTTGATGAGAAAGTTGGCAGACCATGGTCAAGCAATTTTGTGTACTATCCATCAG
It encodes:
- the CDR1 gene encoding Multidrug resistance protein (Pleiotropic drug resistance proteins (PDR1-15), ABC superfamily~go_component membrane~go_function ATP binding~go_process transport) is translated as MSDASIGKESQEQKKNIPSNSSTVSDTSSINEYQGFNRSTAADVQELARTITHESYTFENDQASSIGLIKYLSHMSQVPGVNPYVEEETNPELDPNSESFNAKFWVKNLRKLYDSDPEYYQPSKLGIAYRDLRAYGVAADSDYQPTVTNAIWKFAVETSRTFQKEDPSRYFDILKPMDAIMKPGEVTVVLGRPGSGCSTLLKTISAHTYGFHVGEESRITYDGLSPQDIVDNHRGDVVYSAETDVHFPHLTVGDTLEFAARLRTPQNRGLGVDRETYAKHMASVYMATYGLSHTRNTNVGNDFVRGVSGGERKRVSIAEVSLSGANLQCWDNATRGLDAATALEFIRALKTSATILEATPLIAIYQCSQDAYDLFDNVVLLYEGYQIFFGKAEDAKTFFVNMGYECPQRQTTADYLTSLTNPAERIVIPGYENSVPRTAKEFEAYWKSSPEYKSLVEEIEQHFQDVETNNVKQSYLDSHVAKQSKHLSPKSPYTVSFFMQVRYIMGRNFLRLKGDPSIAIFSVFGQGVMGLILSSVFYNLSQTTESFYYRGAAMFFAVLFNAFASLLEIMSLFEARPIVEKHKKYALYRPSADALAGIITELPTKLCMSVSFNFVFYFMVNFRRTPGNFFFYWLMAGWCTLVMSHLFRSLGAVSTSLAGAMTPATVLLLAMVIYTGFVIPTPKMLGWSRWINYINPVGYVFESLMVNEFHERDFECATFVPTGPNYVNVPEDARVCNTVGARPGSNIVSGTDYLALSYQYYHSHKWRNLGITIAFAVFFLFVYIALTEFNKGAMQKGEITLFLRGSLKKHKKEAKKGKANVADIETADTNEKIGFSDELDATKNKSSSNSGDNSLPSSKDIFHWKDLTYQVKIKSEERVILNHCDGWVKPGQLTALMGSSGAGKTTLLNCLSERVTTGVITDGVRMVNGHSLDSSFQRSIGYVQQQDLHLPTSTVREALRFSAYLRQPNSVSKKEKEEYVEYIIDLLEMYDYADALVGVAGEGLNVEQRKRLTIGVELVAKPKLLLFLDEPTSGLDSQTAWSICKLMRKLADHGQAILCTIHQPSALLLKEFDRLLFLQSGGQTVYFGDLGENCSTLIEYFEKYGSHPCPKEANPAEWMLEVVGAAPGSHANQDYHEVWKNSTEYKDVHEELAKMERELVLLPKDDSPDSHLKYAAPIWKQYLIVSARVIQQNWRSPGYIYSKLFLVLSSALFNGFSFFKADRSMQGLQNQMFAIFMFFIPFNTLVQQMLPYFVRQRDVYEVREAPSRTFSWFAFITGQITAEIPYHVAVGTLSFFCWYYPVGLYQNAVPTDSVNSRGVLMWLLLTSFFVYSGTMGQLCMAFNELADNAANLATLLFTMCLNFCGVLAGPDVLPGFWIFMYRANPFTYLIQAILSTGLANTSVVCSPNELVPLNPPNGQTCLEYMQPYIDATGGYLVDENATSGCQFCQMAKTNDFLKSVNALYSERWRNFGIFIAFIAINIILTVVFYYWARVPKGTRQKKSSK